A window of the Kineococcus mangrovi genome harbors these coding sequences:
- a CDS encoding SWIM zinc finger family protein: MTPSRSFEEYGKRRPGGGAKLRSRRGRIAQNWWSQRFVDAIERGGDRGRLQRGRTYARAGQVVELHPRPGAVGARVQGSRPRPYLVEVTVRRWTPAEVDAVVATVVENPLLLAPLFSGDVPPGLVDLLAGIGVDLLPADAEVTYDCSCPDDGEPCKHAAAVVYALAEQLDATPATALTLRGVELPDLLRRITDAASGPSDPVEDLAVHLTSFHRLAGDLPDLGLRDRLPGRTVADDLDDVVLGPGAAGTADALRPWYVALGRGAASRPRPGRGRGQSRA; this comes from the coding sequence ATGACCCCCTCGCGGTCGTTCGAGGAGTACGGGAAGCGGCGTCCCGGGGGCGGGGCGAAACTGCGCTCCCGGCGCGGGCGCATCGCCCAGAACTGGTGGTCGCAACGCTTCGTCGACGCGATCGAGCGCGGCGGTGACCGCGGCCGGTTGCAGCGCGGGCGCACCTACGCCCGCGCCGGGCAGGTCGTGGAGCTGCACCCCCGCCCCGGGGCCGTGGGGGCCCGCGTCCAGGGCTCGCGCCCCCGGCCCTACCTCGTCGAGGTGACCGTGCGCCGCTGGACGCCGGCCGAGGTCGACGCCGTCGTCGCGACGGTCGTGGAGAACCCGCTGCTGCTGGCCCCGCTGTTCTCCGGCGACGTCCCGCCCGGTCTGGTCGACCTGCTCGCCGGGATCGGCGTCGACCTGCTGCCGGCCGACGCGGAGGTGACGTACGACTGCAGCTGCCCCGACGACGGCGAACCCTGCAAGCACGCGGCCGCCGTCGTGTACGCCCTGGCCGAGCAGCTCGACGCCACCCCCGCGACGGCGCTCACGCTGCGCGGGGTCGAACTGCCGGACCTGCTGCGCCGCATCACCGACGCCGCCTCCGGCCCCTCGGACCCGGTCGAGGACCTCGCGGTGCACCTCACCTCGTTCCACCGGCTCGCCGGTGACCTGCCGGACCTGGGGCTGCGCGACCGGCTGCCGGGGCGGACCGTCGCCGACGACCTCGACGACGTCGTCCTCGGTCCGGGTGCGGCCGGCACCGCGGACGCGCTGCGACCCTGGTACGTCGCCCTCGGCCGGGGTGCCGCGAGCCGGCCGCGCCCGGGCCGGGGACGGGGTCAGTCGCGGGCGTAG